In a genomic window of Leisingera caerulea DSM 24564:
- a CDS encoding group I truncated hemoglobin produces the protein MPQTIYEKYGGFSAISRVVMTFYEMALDSDQIGDYFADVDMARLIDHQTKFISSLLGGPASFSDERLEAVHRALGITHEDFDEMAALLKDALEQHGLSEPDVRTTLAAIEAKRNIIVTRNAA, from the coding sequence ATGCCGCAAACCATTTACGAGAAATACGGCGGGTTCAGCGCCATCAGCCGCGTCGTAATGACATTTTACGAGATGGCGCTCGATTCCGATCAGATCGGGGACTACTTCGCCGACGTCGACATGGCGCGGCTGATTGACCACCAGACCAAGTTCATCTCCTCGCTTTTGGGCGGGCCGGCCTCCTTCAGCGATGAACGGCTGGAGGCGGTGCACCGGGCCCTCGGCATCACCCATGAGGATTTCGACGAAATGGCGGCCCTGCTTAAGGACGCGCTGGAGCAGCATGGCCTTTCTGAGCCGGATGTCCGCACCACGCTGGCGGCGATCGAGGCCAAGCGCAACATCATCGTCACCAGGAACGCGGCATGA
- a CDS encoding CatB-related O-acetyltransferase has protein sequence MVTPENPKTAPIGNGQLDIGRFTHGYEDLDIQEQGGGANVSIGAFCSIGRGAKILLDASPALDRITAFPFGEVFTGELGSAGVHVPRQGGGDVVIGNDVWIGANATVLAGVTIGNGAVIGPNATVTCDVGPYEVWAGNPAQMVRKRFDDTVCGKLQELRWWDLPLPLIQEMAPLLSAQPTVELIEGLQGIVADLVTFTDQETAGSAA, from the coding sequence ATGGTAACACCGGAAAACCCCAAGACCGCACCGATCGGAAACGGGCAGCTGGACATCGGCCGCTTCACCCATGGCTACGAGGACCTGGACATCCAGGAGCAGGGCGGCGGCGCCAATGTGTCCATCGGCGCGTTTTGCAGCATCGGCAGGGGTGCAAAGATCCTGCTCGATGCCTCGCCCGCGCTGGACCGGATCACCGCCTTTCCCTTCGGCGAGGTTTTCACCGGGGAGCTGGGCAGCGCCGGGGTTCACGTGCCGCGGCAGGGCGGCGGCGATGTTGTCATCGGCAACGACGTCTGGATCGGCGCCAATGCAACCGTGCTCGCCGGGGTGACCATCGGCAACGGCGCCGTCATCGGCCCCAACGCCACTGTTACCTGCGATGTCGGCCCCTATGAGGTTTGGGCAGGCAACCCGGCGCAGATGGTGCGCAAGCGGTTTGACGATACGGTCTGCGGAAAACTGCAGGAACTGCGCTGGTGGGACCTGCCGCTGCCGCTGATCCAGGAAATGGCGCCGCTGCTGTCGGCCCAGCCGACGGTGGAGCTGATCGAAGGTCTGCAAGGCATCGTCGCCGATCTGGTGACCTTCACCGATCAGGAAACCGCCGGCAGCGCAGCCTGA
- a CDS encoding DMT family transporter: MSPQKTISPRAWAELILLGVIWGGSFLSIRIALDEIPVATLVLHRCGWAALLLWGVVLLRGLPVPKAPRVWGAFLVMGLLNNVIPFGLMAWGQLHIETGLTSILNAATAVFGVIVAALVFADERLTARKALGVSLGFLGVATAIGLEQFADFDIRSTAQLAVLAGTVSYAFASAWARLHLSGLPPQVAAAGMLTGSTLCLAPAALLIDGAPVLALETDTWMSIAYFSLIATAGAYLLYYRVLGLAGSGNLMLVTLIIPPVAIVLGAGVLGEALKPQAYAGFALLAAGLAVLNGKPRLRRKRARN, encoded by the coding sequence ATGAGCCCGCAAAAGACCATATCCCCCCGCGCCTGGGCCGAGCTGATCCTGCTCGGCGTGATCTGGGGCGGATCGTTTCTGTCGATCCGCATCGCCCTGGATGAAATCCCCGTTGCCACCCTGGTGCTGCACCGCTGCGGCTGGGCGGCGCTGCTGCTGTGGGGGGTTGTGCTGCTAAGAGGGCTGCCGGTGCCCAAGGCGCCGCGGGTCTGGGGGGCTTTTCTGGTGATGGGGCTGCTCAATAACGTGATTCCTTTCGGGCTGATGGCCTGGGGGCAGCTGCATATCGAAACCGGCCTCACCTCGATCCTGAATGCAGCGACGGCTGTGTTCGGGGTGATCGTGGCGGCCCTGGTCTTTGCTGATGAGCGGCTGACGGCGCGCAAGGCGCTGGGGGTCAGCCTTGGCTTCCTGGGCGTGGCCACGGCCATCGGGCTGGAGCAGTTTGCCGATTTCGACATCCGCAGCACCGCGCAGCTGGCAGTTCTGGCGGGCACGGTCTCTTATGCCTTTGCCAGCGCCTGGGCGCGGCTGCACCTGTCCGGCCTGCCGCCGCAGGTGGCGGCGGCGGGGATGCTGACCGGTTCCACCCTGTGCCTGGCTCCGGCAGCGCTGCTGATCGACGGCGCGCCTGTGCTGGCGCTGGAAACGGACACCTGGATGTCGATCGCCTATTTCTCGCTGATTGCCACCGCCGGGGCCTATTTGCTGTATTACCGGGTGCTGGGGCTGGCGGGCAGCGGCAATCTGATGCTGGTCACGCTGATCATCCCGCCGGTCGCCATCGTGCTGGGCGCAGGGGTGCTGGGCGAAGCGCTGAAGCCGCAGGCCTATGCAGGTTTTGCCCTACTGGCGGCGGGGCTTGCGGTCCTGAACGGCAAGCCCCGCTTGCGGCGCAAGCGCGCACGGAATTGA
- the metA gene encoding homoserine O-acetyltransferase MetA — translation MPIKIPADLPAYDVLTNEGVMVMSPDQAARQDIRALRIGLLNLMPKKIQTENQFARLIGATPLQIELSLIRMTEHQTRNTAAEHMEEFYHSFQEVKHQKFDGLIITGAPIEHLEFPEVTYWDEMREVFEWTQTNVHSTFGVCWGGMAMINHFHGVKKHMLDHKAFGCFRHQNLAPASPYLRGFSDDFVIPVSRWTEMKQAEIDAAPGLRTLLGSDQVGPCLVEDKAHRALYIFNHFEYDSDTLKQEYDRDVANGTPINVPDNYYPDDDPSQQPQNRWRSHAHLLYGNWINEIYQTTPYELDQIGR, via the coding sequence ATGCCCATCAAGATCCCCGCAGACCTCCCCGCCTATGACGTTCTGACGAACGAAGGCGTGATGGTCATGTCGCCGGATCAGGCGGCGCGTCAGGATATCCGGGCGCTGCGCATCGGGCTGCTGAACCTGATGCCCAAGAAGATCCAGACCGAGAACCAGTTTGCCCGGCTGATCGGCGCCACGCCGCTGCAGATCGAGCTGAGCCTGATCCGGATGACCGAGCATCAGACCAGGAACACCGCGGCTGAGCATATGGAGGAGTTCTACCACTCCTTCCAGGAAGTGAAGCATCAGAAGTTCGACGGGCTGATCATCACCGGCGCGCCGATTGAGCATCTGGAGTTTCCGGAAGTCACCTATTGGGACGAGATGCGCGAGGTGTTCGAATGGACCCAGACGAACGTGCATTCGACCTTTGGCGTCTGCTGGGGCGGCATGGCGATGATCAACCATTTCCATGGCGTGAAGAAACACATGCTGGACCACAAGGCGTTCGGCTGTTTCCGGCACCAGAACCTGGCGCCGGCCTCGCCGTACCTTCGCGGGTTTTCGGATGACTTCGTGATCCCGGTCAGCCGCTGGACCGAAATGAAGCAAGCAGAAATTGACGCGGCCCCGGGGCTGCGAACCCTGCTGGGCAGCGATCAGGTCGGCCCCTGCCTGGTTGAGGACAAGGCGCACCGGGCGCTCTATATCTTCAACCATTTTGAGTATGACAGTGATACACTGAAGCAGGAGTATGACCGCGACGTGGCCAATGGCACCCCGATCAACGTGCCGGACAACTATTATCCGGACGATGATCCCAGCCAGCAGCCGCAGAACCGCTGGCGCAGCCACGCGCATCTGCTGTATGGCAACTGGATCAATGAGATCTACCAGACCACGCCATATGAGCTGGATCAGATCGGCCGGTAA
- a CDS encoding alpha/beta fold hydrolase, which translates to MLVYLSLAVATGAALTAWQAGRREAAAEASHPPQGQVLVVGRHRVHVVEMGRPKGSAPDLVLIHGSSGNTRDMTFRLAPALAKEFRILVFDRPGLGYSDRLNGTGATIRQQADVLRQAAAQLGAEKPVVLGQSYGGAVALAWAVDHPEALAALVSVAGVSHPWDTPLDTFYKVTSSRIGSALAVPALTAFVSRATVMETLDAVFAPQPVPDGYAEHFGIGLTLRRNSLRANARQRANLLSEVKALAPHYSRIGVPVEIIHGTADDTVSPNIHARQLVRDVPSAALTLLEGIGHMPHHVATDAVAEAVHRAAARARLR; encoded by the coding sequence ATGCTGGTCTACCTGAGCCTTGCTGTTGCAACCGGCGCCGCGCTGACCGCCTGGCAGGCCGGACGGCGCGAGGCAGCTGCCGAGGCCAGCCACCCGCCGCAGGGCCAGGTGCTGGTGGTCGGCCGCCACCGGGTGCACGTGGTTGAAATGGGCCGCCCCAAGGGCAGTGCGCCCGATCTGGTGCTGATCCACGGCTCCAGCGGCAACACCCGGGACATGACCTTCCGGCTGGCACCGGCGCTGGCCAAGGAGTTCCGCATCCTTGTCTTTGACCGGCCGGGGCTGGGCTATTCCGACCGTCTGAACGGCACCGGCGCGACAATCCGGCAGCAGGCGGACGTGCTGCGCCAGGCCGCGGCGCAATTAGGCGCGGAAAAACCCGTGGTGCTGGGCCAAAGCTATGGCGGCGCGGTGGCACTGGCCTGGGCCGTCGACCACCCGGAGGCGCTGGCGGCACTGGTGTCTGTTGCAGGCGTTTCGCACCCCTGGGACACGCCGCTGGACACGTTTTACAAGGTGACGTCTTCCCGGATCGGCAGCGCCCTCGCGGTCCCGGCCCTCACCGCGTTTGTGTCCCGTGCCACGGTGATGGAGACGCTGGACGCCGTTTTTGCCCCCCAGCCGGTGCCGGACGGCTATGCCGAGCACTTCGGCATCGGCCTGACTCTGCGGCGCAATTCCCTGCGGGCCAATGCCCGGCAGCGCGCCAATCTGCTGTCTGAGGTAAAGGCGCTGGCGCCGCATTACAGCCGGATCGGCGTGCCGGTCGAGATCATCCACGGCACCGCGGATGACACCGTCAGCCCAAATATCCACGCCCGGCAGCTGGTCCGGGACGTCCCCAGTGCCGCCCTGACCCTGCTGGAGGGGATCGGCCACATGCCGCATCACGTGGCAACCGATGCTGTGGCCGAAGCGGTGCACCGCGCTGCCGCCCGGGCACGTTTGCGTTAA
- a CDS encoding TetR/AcrR family transcriptional regulator — translation MPKRGYHHGNLRQALVEAALQLIEAKGPTGFTLSEAAKKAGVTPAAVYRHFEGREDLIAEAARQGYVMFADLMQHAYEKYQPSALAAFEATGRAYLAFARKHPGHYIAMFESGVSVNRTPELADAAARARAILERAAADLSQHIPEHKRPPASMFSAHVLAMSHGVVELYARNSPGATSPFPPEDLLESGIGIYLRGLGLIEPDS, via the coding sequence ATGCCTAAACGCGGTTATCATCACGGCAACCTGCGCCAGGCGCTGGTCGAAGCCGCCCTGCAGCTGATCGAGGCCAAGGGCCCGACCGGATTCACCCTGTCGGAAGCTGCCAAAAAGGCGGGCGTCACCCCGGCGGCGGTCTACCGGCATTTCGAGGGGCGCGAGGATCTGATCGCAGAAGCCGCGCGCCAGGGCTACGTCATGTTTGCCGACCTGATGCAGCATGCCTATGAGAAATACCAGCCCTCGGCGCTCGCGGCGTTCGAGGCGACGGGCCGGGCCTATCTGGCCTTTGCGCGCAAGCATCCGGGCCATTACATCGCCATGTTCGAAAGCGGTGTGTCAGTGAACCGCACGCCGGAACTGGCTGATGCCGCCGCCCGCGCACGGGCGATCCTGGAACGCGCCGCCGCGGACCTGAGCCAGCATATCCCGGAGCACAAACGCCCGCCCGCTTCGATGTTTTCGGCCCATGTTCTGGCGATGAGCCACGGGGTGGTGGAGCTCTATGCGCGCAACTCTCCCGGGGCCACGTCGCCGTTTCCGCCCGAGGATTTGCTGGAAAGCGGCATCGGCATCTACTTGCGCGGGCTGGGGCTGATTGAACCGGACAGCTAA
- the rpsI gene encoding 30S ribosomal protein S9, giving the protein MADQINTLEELAAATGVEAVAEETIAREPVRDELGRSYATGKRKDAVARVWIKPGSGKVEVNGKEINKYFARPVLQMILRQPFQVAGVEDQFDVYATVKGGGLSGQAGAVKHGISKALQLYDPSLRGALKAAGFLTRDSRVVERKKYGKAKARRSFQFSKR; this is encoded by the coding sequence ATGGCTGATCAGATCAACACTCTCGAAGAGCTCGCAGCTGCAACCGGCGTGGAAGCAGTGGCTGAGGAAACCATCGCGCGTGAGCCGGTTCGTGACGAACTGGGCCGCTCCTATGCCACCGGCAAGCGTAAAGACGCTGTTGCCCGTGTCTGGATCAAGCCGGGCTCCGGCAAGGTCGAGGTGAACGGCAAGGAAATCAACAAGTACTTCGCCCGTCCGGTGCTGCAGATGATTCTGCGCCAGCCGTTCCAGGTTGCCGGCGTCGAAGACCAGTTTGACGTCTACGCCACCGTCAAGGGCGGCGGCCTGTCCGGTCAGGCCGGCGCGGTCAAGCACGGCATCTCCAAAGCGCTGCAGCTGTACGATCCGTCGCTGCGCGGCGCGCTGAAGGCCGCTGGCTTCCTGACCCGCGACAGCCGCGTTGTGGAACGTAAGAAATACGGCAAGGCCAAAGCCCGCCGCTCGTTCCAGTTCTCGAAGCGTTAA
- a CDS encoding adenylate/guanylate cyclase domain-containing protein — MSIAAINEQLLRAIGVGVAVVRASDLGFVFHNQPFAEWFGTPGEGAALTDAIDGLDREDLGPLCEEGLRYSAELKIKRKRRTLVFAINISQASHLDEALLVVECQNITRIRELESMIDSYSAMVERNTRELEREKERVERLLLNLMPRQVYEEFKTFGVVTPQLYPQVSVVMLDFVNFTDFASRTDPTVTLGELNDIFTAFDRIVEQYGCERIKTIGDAYLAVAGMPEPMPEHATAVAHCATRFLRYLERRNLSHQHKWQARIGLGTGSAVGSVVGIQKYVYDVFGPAVNLASRLQVFANPMKIVAPEEMKDALSEEFHVTDIGPEDIKGIGEVNLINVGAELSAPQPASRF, encoded by the coding sequence ATGAGCATTGCCGCCATCAACGAACAGCTGCTGCGCGCGATCGGCGTCGGCGTGGCGGTGGTGCGGGCCTCTGACCTTGGGTTTGTTTTTCACAATCAGCCCTTTGCGGAATGGTTCGGCACGCCGGGCGAGGGCGCGGCGCTGACCGATGCCATCGACGGGCTGGACCGCGAGGATCTGGGCCCGCTTTGCGAGGAGGGGCTGCGCTATTCGGCGGAACTGAAGATCAAGCGCAAGCGGCGCACGCTGGTCTTTGCCATCAACATCTCGCAGGCCAGCCATCTGGATGAGGCGCTTCTGGTGGTGGAATGCCAGAACATCACCCGCATCCGCGAGCTGGAAAGCATGATCGACAGCTACTCCGCGATGGTCGAGCGCAACACCCGCGAGCTGGAACGCGAGAAGGAGCGGGTGGAGCGGCTCCTGCTGAACCTGATGCCGCGCCAGGTCTATGAGGAATTCAAGACCTTCGGCGTCGTCACCCCGCAGCTCTACCCGCAGGTGTCGGTGGTGATGCTGGATTTCGTGAATTTCACCGATTTCGCCTCCCGCACCGATCCAACGGTCACGCTGGGAGAGCTGAACGACATCTTCACCGCCTTCGACCGCATCGTCGAACAATACGGCTGCGAGCGGATCAAGACCATTGGCGACGCCTATCTGGCGGTGGCCGGAATGCCGGAACCGATGCCCGAACACGCCACCGCCGTGGCCCATTGCGCCACCCGCTTCCTGCGCTACTTGGAGCGGCGCAACCTGAGCCACCAGCACAAATGGCAGGCGCGGATCGGGCTGGGCACCGGCTCTGCCGTCGGCTCGGTGGTGGGGATCCAAAAATATGTCTACGACGTGTTCGGCCCCGCGGTAAACCTGGCCTCCCGCCTGCAAGTCTTTGCCAACCCGATGAAAATTGTCGCGCCTGAGGAAATGAAGGATGCCTTGTCCGAGGAGTTCCATGTCACCGACATCGGCCCCGAGGACATCAAGGGCATTGGTGAGGTGAACCTGATCAACGTTGGTGCCGAGCTGAGCGCGCCGCAGCCTGCCAGCCGGTTTTAG
- a CDS encoding aminotransferase-like domain-containing protein has protein sequence MGTIWPQSLAEAKGPKYKMVADTIRSAIETGGLKTGTKLPPVRDLAYQLSITPGTVARAYSILTDEGVLEAEVGRGTFVAEKKKPVPDDVWSRQLHLAEARDPGHVSLFSPRIADMGQVAAVREALQKVAEGDAQKFLNYPTRDAYLPVRQAAAAWVGQSPVGTVTENDIVLTHGGQNGLMVVLQAILEGPQPVIMVEDLTYAGFRRASELLRAQVVEVAMDDHGIRPDSMELAIRKTGATVLCTSPEVHNPTGLYTPLERRKEIVRIARRHGVQIVEDDCYRLGESRAPSYRALAPELAWHVSSISKILTPALRVGFALAPEGRAADLRRVAEHGYFGLAQPLADLIRILLTDPRLPGLVGKVRAEMARYVRVAVNALGGFDLTWNPDVPFLWLRLPSGWRAAAFTRAAEANGVQIRSADEFALRDGRAPHAVRIAVNAHVPLKRFEEAMLRLRALLDNPPEQISV, from the coding sequence ATGGGTACAATTTGGCCGCAGAGCCTGGCAGAGGCCAAAGGGCCGAAGTATAAGATGGTGGCCGACACAATCCGGTCCGCCATCGAAACCGGCGGATTGAAAACCGGTACAAAGCTCCCTCCGGTCCGCGATCTCGCGTACCAGTTGAGCATTACGCCCGGCACCGTGGCCCGCGCCTACAGCATTCTCACCGATGAGGGGGTGCTGGAAGCCGAGGTCGGGCGCGGCACCTTTGTAGCCGAAAAGAAGAAACCGGTGCCGGATGACGTATGGTCGCGGCAGCTGCATTTGGCCGAGGCGCGCGATCCCGGCCACGTCAGCCTGTTCAGCCCGCGCATTGCCGACATGGGGCAGGTCGCCGCGGTGCGCGAAGCGCTGCAAAAAGTGGCCGAAGGCGACGCGCAGAAGTTTCTGAATTACCCGACCCGCGACGCCTATCTGCCGGTGCGCCAGGCCGCAGCCGCCTGGGTGGGGCAATCGCCGGTCGGCACTGTCACCGAAAATGACATTGTACTGACGCACGGCGGCCAGAACGGGCTGATGGTGGTGCTGCAAGCCATCCTGGAGGGGCCGCAGCCGGTCATCATGGTCGAGGATCTGACCTATGCGGGCTTCCGCCGCGCGTCGGAGCTGCTGAGGGCGCAGGTGGTCGAGGTGGCGATGGACGACCACGGCATCCGCCCGGATTCGATGGAGCTGGCCATCCGCAAGACCGGCGCCACCGTCCTGTGCACCAGCCCGGAGGTGCACAATCCCACCGGGCTTTACACGCCTTTGGAGCGGCGAAAGGAAATTGTCCGGATTGCCCGCCGCCACGGGGTGCAGATCGTCGAGGACGACTGCTACCGCCTGGGCGAGTCCCGGGCGCCCAGCTACCGGGCGCTCGCGCCGGAGCTGGCCTGGCACGTCTCCTCGATCTCCAAGATCCTGACGCCCGCCCTGCGCGTCGGCTTTGCGCTGGCGCCAGAGGGGCGGGCGGCGGATCTGCGGCGGGTGGCGGAACACGGCTATTTCGGGCTGGCGCAGCCGCTGGCCGATCTGATCCGTATCCTGCTGACCGATCCCCGGCTCCCCGGGCTGGTCGGCAAGGTCCGCGCCGAGATGGCCCGCTATGTGCGGGTGGCGGTCAATGCACTGGGCGGCTTTGACCTGACCTGGAACCCGGATGTGCCGTTCCTGTGGCTGCGGCTGCCCTCGGGCTGGCGGGCGGCGGCCTTCACCCGCGCGGCAGAGGCGAACGGTGTGCAGATCCGGTCTGCCGATGAATTCGCCCTGCGCGACGGCCGCGCCCCGCACGCGGTCCGCATCGCCGTCAACGCCCACGTGCCGCTGAAACGCTTCGAGGAGGCGATGCTGCGCCTGCGCGCCCTGCTGGACAACCCGCCGGAGCAGATCAGCGTCTGA
- the ppk2 gene encoding polyphosphate kinase 2, protein MTLPFDGAISRFYETGAPEPIREAIQDADKDEILNSSYPHRERMGRKAYEKELEALQIELVKLQAWVKASEARIAIVFEGRDAAGKGGTIKRFRENLNPRGARVVALSKPTAEEQSQWYFQRYIEHLPSGGEIVFFDRSWYNRGVVEKVFGFCTDDQRERFFHQVKGFEQALVEDGVLLFKFWLNVGRAEQLRRFLKRESDPLKQWKLSPIDIKGLEKWDEYTAAISETLDRSHCPEAPWTIVRSDGKRRARLAAIRAVLTAIDYDNKDAKAIGALDTEICGGPDIWDA, encoded by the coding sequence ATGACGCTGCCATTTGACGGAGCCATCAGCCGCTTTTACGAGACCGGCGCGCCAGAGCCCATCCGCGAGGCGATCCAGGATGCGGACAAAGACGAAATCCTCAACTCCAGCTACCCCCACCGGGAGCGGATGGGCCGCAAAGCCTATGAAAAGGAACTGGAGGCGCTGCAAATTGAACTGGTCAAGCTGCAGGCCTGGGTCAAGGCCAGCGAAGCGCGCATTGCCATCGTGTTCGAGGGCCGGGATGCGGCCGGCAAGGGCGGCACGATCAAGCGCTTCCGCGAAAACCTGAACCCGCGCGGCGCCCGGGTTGTGGCGCTGTCAAAACCCACCGCAGAGGAACAGAGCCAGTGGTACTTTCAGCGCTATATCGAACACCTGCCCTCGGGCGGCGAGATCGTGTTCTTTGACCGCAGCTGGTACAACCGCGGCGTGGTGGAGAAGGTGTTCGGCTTTTGCACCGATGACCAGCGCGAGCGGTTCTTTCACCAGGTGAAGGGGTTTGAGCAGGCGCTGGTGGAGGACGGCGTGCTGCTGTTCAAGTTCTGGCTCAACGTCGGCCGGGCGGAGCAGCTGCGCCGGTTCCTGAAGCGGGAGTCCGACCCGCTGAAGCAATGGAAGCTGAGCCCGATCGACATCAAGGGGCTGGAGAAATGGGACGAGTACACCGCCGCAATCTCCGAGACCCTGGACCGCAGCCATTGCCCCGAGGCGCCCTGGACCATCGTGCGCTCCGACGGCAAGCGGCGGGCGCGGCTGGCGGCGATCCGGGCGGTTCTGACCGCCATTGACTATGACAACAAGGACGCCAAGGCCATCGGCGCCCTGGACACCGAAATTTGCGGAGGCCCGGACATCTGGGATGCCTAA
- the rplM gene encoding 50S ribosomal protein L13, which produces MKTFSATPADIEKKWILIDAEGVVLGRLASIVAMRLRGKHKASFTPHMDMGDNVIIINADKVQMTGKKRDEKFYWHTGHPGGIKSRTKQDILEGAHPERVVFQAVKRMLPGNRLSRQQMTNLRIYAGAEHPHEAQAPEVLDVKSMNKKNTRS; this is translated from the coding sequence ATGAAAACCTTCTCTGCTACTCCGGCAGATATCGAGAAGAAGTGGATCCTGATCGACGCCGAGGGCGTTGTTCTGGGCCGTCTTGCCTCGATCGTTGCCATGCGCCTGCGTGGCAAGCACAAAGCCTCGTTCACTCCGCATATGGACATGGGCGACAACGTCATCATCATCAACGCCGACAAGGTGCAGATGACCGGCAAAAAGCGTGACGAAAAATTCTACTGGCACACCGGCCACCCGGGCGGCATCAAGTCGCGCACCAAACAGGACATCCTGGAAGGTGCCCACCCGGAACGCGTCGTGTTCCAGGCCGTCAAGCGCATGCTGCCGGGCAACCGCCTGTCGCGTCAGCAGATGACCAACCTGCGTATCTATGCCGGTGCCGAGCACCCGCATGAAGCCCAGGCCCCCGAAGTTCTGGATGTTAAATCCATGAACAAGAAAAACACCCGGAGCTGA